Proteins encoded within one genomic window of Kibdelosporangium phytohabitans:
- a CDS encoding helix-turn-helix domain-containing protein — translation MLRRRVAIALRQHRENSGMTQKEVSRRTGIAANRVYHFEVMRSVPPDEDLIRLLELYEATDEAAELLAILPTARRRTPSEAAANDPEQFNLYVGLEAGATQIESYDALVLKGLVQTADYAEALLRGDTRGLPEAEIRRRLRLRLRRKELLTVESPTLLWLVVPQLVLEVPVGGPEVMRGQLAHLLELAKLPNVELRVVSRDVVPYPALHGPFTMMTFPIPGDSGLVYVETRVRGLFFEEPAELQDYRQVMNHLRVQARSPKESSRLIDQIRKGIR, via the coding sequence GTGCTGCGCCGCCGCGTCGCGATCGCGCTCCGCCAGCACCGCGAGAACTCCGGCATGACGCAGAAAGAAGTGAGCAGGCGGACCGGCATCGCGGCGAACCGGGTCTACCACTTCGAAGTGATGCGCAGCGTGCCGCCGGACGAGGACCTGATCCGGCTGCTGGAGTTGTACGAGGCGACCGACGAGGCAGCCGAGCTGCTCGCCATCCTCCCGACAGCCCGCAGGAGAACGCCCAGCGAAGCCGCGGCGAACGATCCGGAGCAGTTCAACCTCTACGTGGGCCTGGAAGCCGGAGCGACCCAGATCGAGTCATACGACGCGCTGGTGCTGAAGGGCTTGGTACAGACGGCCGATTACGCCGAAGCCCTGCTTCGCGGTGATACACGAGGTTTGCCGGAGGCGGAGATTCGCCGCCGATTGCGGTTGCGGCTGCGGCGGAAGGAGTTGCTTACTGTCGAGTCGCCGACGCTCCTGTGGCTCGTGGTGCCCCAGCTGGTGCTCGAAGTACCCGTTGGCGGACCGGAAGTGATGCGCGGCCAACTCGCTCATCTGCTGGAACTTGCCAAGTTGCCCAACGTCGAGTTGCGGGTCGTCTCCCGGGATGTTGTGCCCTACCCAGCGCTGCACGGCCCGTTTACCATGATGACGTTCCCGATTCCGGGCGATTCTGGCCTGGTGTATGTCGAGACGCGTGTGCGGGGCTTGTTCTTCGAAGAGCCGGCCGAGCTCCAGGATTACCGGCAGGTGATGAACCACCTGCGGGTTCAGGCCAGGTCGCCGAAGGAGTCCAGCCGGCTGATCGACCAGATCAGGAAGGGAATCCGATGA
- a CDS encoding putative T7SS-secreted protein, with translation MAAELGQTLDPRALIPGMPEAISSDLQALVDTVKQVGSVGQDLGSVDVVEWTGQAANSFLEMFGQEPPKWMQAVEDMGLGGQALADFGDTLTWAQGEAQRAIEMYTEAMAASRAAAADALNAAQNGVVTPFTDPAAAAFHNAQTVLQNAREQLASAGGSIAEMFGMQDNGEGKYTKQVGNERGFGVDGHNPNKPGWHKGPGGKSYNREFGSQNQGGLGDVFGGLMSGALKQLGIDIPEGEWKAAAEAKVWGAEAEGKFDNGTFNGSGKAGIDVLGAGAEAHAKWGPDGLTAGASAEAYLAKASAEGTVGWGDHASVSGKAEGFVGANAEAEANIGWGGADVSAGAFAGAKAEGDIGAEVGGVGAGVHGEAWAGAGAEASAQLGMGNDGKFHIGASVGLGLGVGAKLGFDVSVDPGKVVDTVSDVAGAVGDGISSAGKAIDDGIGNAAKGVKNFFGL, from the coding sequence ATGGCCGCCGAACTCGGCCAGACCCTCGACCCCCGCGCGCTCATCCCCGGGATGCCCGAGGCGATCTCCTCCGACCTGCAGGCGCTGGTCGACACCGTCAAGCAGGTCGGCTCGGTCGGCCAGGACCTCGGCTCGGTCGACGTGGTCGAGTGGACCGGCCAGGCCGCGAACAGCTTCCTGGAGATGTTCGGCCAGGAACCTCCCAAGTGGATGCAGGCGGTCGAGGACATGGGCCTCGGCGGCCAGGCCCTCGCCGACTTCGGCGACACGCTCACGTGGGCGCAGGGCGAGGCCCAGCGTGCGATCGAGATGTACACCGAGGCCATGGCGGCCTCCCGCGCGGCAGCCGCGGACGCGCTGAACGCGGCACAGAACGGTGTGGTCACCCCGTTCACCGATCCGGCCGCGGCCGCGTTCCACAACGCGCAGACGGTCCTGCAGAACGCCCGTGAGCAGCTGGCTTCGGCCGGCGGCTCGATCGCGGAGATGTTCGGCATGCAGGACAACGGCGAAGGCAAGTACACCAAGCAGGTCGGCAACGAGCGCGGTTTCGGCGTCGACGGCCACAACCCCAACAAGCCAGGCTGGCACAAGGGCCCCGGTGGCAAGAGCTACAACCGCGAGTTCGGCAGCCAGAACCAGGGCGGGCTCGGCGACGTCTTCGGCGGCCTGATGTCGGGCGCGCTCAAGCAGCTGGGCATCGACATCCCCGAGGGCGAGTGGAAGGCCGCGGCCGAGGCCAAGGTCTGGGGCGCCGAGGCCGAGGGCAAGTTCGACAACGGCACCTTCAACGGCAGCGGCAAGGCCGGTATCGACGTGCTCGGCGCGGGCGCGGAAGCGCACGCCAAGTGGGGCCCGGACGGTCTGACCGCCGGTGCCAGCGCCGAGGCGTACCTGGCCAAGGCCAGTGCCGAGGGCACGGTCGGCTGGGGCGACCACGCCAGCGTGTCCGGCAAGGCCGAAGGGTTCGTCGGCGCCAACGCCGAGGCCGAGGCCAACATCGGCTGGGGCGGCGCGGACGTCAGCGCCGGTGCCTTCGCCGGTGCGAAGGCCGAAGGCGACATCGGCGCCGAGGTCGGCGGTGTCGGTGCCGGTGTGCACGGCGAGGCGTGGGCCGGTGCGGGCGCTGAGGCCTCCGCCCAGCTGGGCATGGGCAACGACGGGAAGTTCCACATCGGCGCGTCGGTCGGCCTCGGGCTCGGCGTCGGTGCGAAGCTCGGCTTCGACGTCAGCGTCGACCCGGGCAAGGTCGTCGATACGGTGTCCGATGTGGCTGGTGCGGTCGGCGACGGCATCAGCAGCGCGGGCAAGGCGATCGACGACGGCATCGGCAACGCCGCCAAGGGCGTCAAGAACTTCTTCGGACTGTAG